From the genome of Virgibacillus proomii, one region includes:
- the trpA gene encoding tryptophan synthase subunit alpha has product MGKAKLTDYLQQLQAKDKNLFVPYIMAGDGGLDKLKERILFLQDCGVAAIEVGIPFSDPVADGPTIQNAGKRSLKRNTTLAAVLDTLGSFKDERQVPIIVMTYLNPIYACGMEQFARTCSQAGVDGVIVPDLPLEEEDLLTDMLTKYDIACIRLVALTSPKERVDALISRSEGFLYAVTVKGTTGTRTSYENEVNTYLQKLKQQSDIPVLAGFGVSTSEQAQALASCCDGVVVGSKMVDLFHEEKTAEIKQFILESL; this is encoded by the coding sequence ATGGGAAAAGCAAAACTCACTGATTATTTACAGCAACTACAAGCAAAGGATAAAAATTTATTTGTCCCCTATATCATGGCTGGTGATGGTGGACTGGATAAACTAAAGGAACGTATTCTCTTTTTACAGGATTGTGGAGTTGCCGCAATCGAAGTTGGCATTCCATTTTCCGATCCAGTGGCTGACGGGCCAACGATTCAAAATGCAGGAAAACGCTCACTTAAACGAAATACAACATTGGCTGCTGTTTTAGACACACTTGGTTCATTTAAGGATGAGCGGCAAGTACCAATTATAGTAATGACTTACTTAAACCCTATTTACGCCTGTGGCATGGAGCAATTTGCCAGAACTTGTTCTCAAGCTGGTGTTGATGGGGTAATTGTTCCCGATTTACCTCTAGAAGAAGAAGATTTACTGACAGATATGCTAACAAAATATGATATTGCATGTATTCGTCTAGTTGCCTTAACCAGCCCTAAAGAAAGAGTCGATGCATTGATTAGTAGATCGGAAGGCTTTCTGTATGCAGTTACCGTCAAAGGAACAACAGGCACAAGAACATCTTATGAAAACGAGGTAAACACCTATTTACAAAAGCTAAAACAGCAAAGTGATATCCCTGTACTAGCTGGCTTTGGCGTCTCCACAAGTGAACAGGCACAAGCGTTAGCCTCCTGCTGTGATGGCGTTGTTGTTGGAAGTAAAATGGTGGATCTATTCCACGAAGAAAAAACAGCGGAGATAAAACAATTTATTTTGGAAAGTTTGTAA
- the trpB gene encoding tryptophan synthase subunit beta → MTTYTMPDYNGKFGNFGGRFVPETLMPALLELETAYEQAIKDPEFIKNINSYLHHYVGRETPLYFAKNLTQAFGGPKIYLKREDLNHTGAHKINNTIGQALLALRMGKRKIVAETGAGQHGVATATVCALLGLKCVVFMGAEDIRRQKLNVFRMELLGTEVRSVSNGSATLKDAVNEALRYWVTHVEDTHYILGSVVGPHPFPKIVRDFQAVIGNETKQQMLKQYGYLPDAVVACVGGGSNAMGIFYPFIEEAQVKLYGIEAGGAGLNTNQHASVFHQPKPGVLHGTLTNLLQDEHGQIQEAYSISAGLDYPGVGPEHSHLHATKRVNYTAVTDIEAIHAFQQLSQTEGIIPALESAHAIAYVKKLAREMDKHQSIVVCLSGRGDKDVEQIKQILEEKANGKSKTH, encoded by the coding sequence ATGACAACATATACGATGCCTGATTATAACGGAAAATTCGGAAACTTCGGAGGAAGATTTGTACCAGAAACATTAATGCCTGCTCTATTAGAATTAGAAACTGCCTATGAGCAGGCGATCAAAGATCCTGAATTTATCAAAAACATAAACAGCTATTTACATCACTATGTTGGCAGAGAAACTCCGCTCTATTTTGCCAAAAACTTAACACAAGCTTTCGGAGGGCCGAAAATTTATTTAAAACGTGAAGATTTAAACCATACAGGCGCCCATAAGATTAACAATACCATCGGGCAGGCATTACTTGCACTTAGAATGGGAAAAAGAAAAATTGTAGCAGAAACTGGTGCTGGCCAGCATGGTGTAGCTACAGCTACCGTTTGTGCTCTGCTCGGTTTAAAATGCGTTGTCTTTATGGGTGCAGAAGATATACGCAGACAAAAGCTCAACGTCTTCCGCATGGAGTTATTAGGAACTGAAGTTCGCAGCGTATCGAATGGAAGTGCAACATTAAAGGATGCGGTCAATGAAGCGTTAAGATATTGGGTTACTCATGTTGAGGATACGCATTACATCCTTGGTTCTGTTGTAGGCCCACATCCGTTTCCAAAAATAGTTCGTGATTTTCAAGCTGTCATTGGTAATGAAACGAAACAACAAATGCTGAAACAATATGGATATTTACCAGATGCTGTAGTTGCTTGTGTTGGGGGCGGCAGCAATGCCATGGGAATATTCTATCCTTTTATTGAGGAAGCCCAAGTAAAACTTTATGGCATTGAAGCGGGTGGTGCTGGATTAAATACAAATCAGCACGCATCTGTATTTCATCAGCCGAAACCTGGTGTTTTACATGGGACATTAACAAACCTGCTCCAAGATGAGCATGGACAAATCCAAGAAGCATATTCTATTTCTGCCGGTTTAGATTATCCCGGCGTGGGACCTGAGCACAGTCATTTACATGCTACCAAGCGCGTAAATTATACGGCTGTAACGGATATAGAAGCAATCCATGCTTTTCAGCAATTATCACAAACAGAAGGGATTATTCCAGCGCTTGAAAGTGCGCATGCAATAGCCTATGTGAAAAAGCTGGCGCGAGAAATGGATAAACATCAATCCATCGTTGTCTGTCTATCTGGTCGCGGTGATAAAGATGTTGAACAAATCAAGCAAATACTGGAGGAGAAAGCAAATGGGAAAAGCAAAACTCACTGA
- a CDS encoding phosphoribosylanthranilate isomerase, protein MFVKICGIQSVEAAKAAVLAGADLIGFVFAPSKRTVTPEQATLIAKTIPSSVKVVGIFVNEKIETMNAVKAQVPLDYIQLHGEEPASVAFQLNVPIIKAYSIDKLEKLEQISLEAYPCDYVLIDSPAKQYAGGSGLPFDWSRLKTNLLPQEKLIIAGGLTPTNVKLAIETLKPFGVDVSSGVETNGEKDPKKIIQFITQAKGMDKSDDNIYDA, encoded by the coding sequence ATGTTCGTTAAAATATGTGGAATTCAGTCTGTAGAAGCCGCAAAAGCTGCTGTGTTAGCTGGAGCAGATCTAATTGGCTTTGTCTTTGCACCTAGCAAACGGACAGTAACCCCTGAACAAGCGACGTTGATTGCTAAAACAATTCCAAGTTCTGTAAAAGTAGTTGGCATATTTGTAAATGAAAAAATAGAAACAATGAATGCGGTCAAAGCACAAGTACCACTTGATTACATCCAATTACATGGGGAAGAGCCAGCTAGTGTAGCTTTTCAATTAAATGTTCCGATCATTAAGGCTTACTCCATTGATAAACTAGAAAAGCTGGAGCAAATAAGCCTTGAGGCATATCCTTGCGATTATGTATTAATTGATAGTCCGGCAAAACAATATGCTGGTGGAAGTGGGCTTCCCTTTGATTGGAGCCGGTTAAAAACGAATCTCCTTCCTCAAGAAAAGTTAATCATTGCCGGAGGGCTGACACCGACAAATGTAAAACTGGCGATTGAAACGTTAAAGCCTTTCGGAGTGGATGTATCAAGCGGTGTGGAAACAAACGGTGAAAAAGATCCGAAAAAAATAATCCAGTTTATTACACAAGCGAAAGGAATGGATAAAAGCGATGACAACATATACGATGCCTGA
- the trpC gene encoding indole-3-glycerol phosphate synthase TrpC, translating to MTILTNIIAKKKLEVASLLQEKPAFTTTHQPVPFKRRVTAAKNLQIIAEIKRASPSKGDICTEVNPVEQAKQYEACGAAAISVLTDKTFFKGSMQDLSDVANAVHLPVLCKDFIIHPIQIDQARAAGASIILLIVAALSKQQLQNLYDDAIENNLEVICEVHNQHELEAALELNPEIIGINNRNLKTFTVTMQTTEKLAKHVKNKDILIISESGIRSMEDAIIASNAGAEALLVGETLMCSKNISETFQQLQVNKQKRRPLHVR from the coding sequence ATGACAATATTAACCAATATTATCGCTAAAAAGAAGCTGGAAGTAGCATCTCTTTTACAAGAAAAACCGGCATTTACTACGACTCATCAGCCAGTTCCCTTTAAAAGACGTGTAACCGCAGCTAAAAACCTGCAGATTATTGCAGAAATCAAACGGGCTTCTCCTTCCAAAGGGGATATCTGTACAGAAGTTAATCCTGTAGAACAAGCTAAACAATACGAAGCTTGCGGAGCTGCTGCTATTTCCGTGCTCACAGATAAGACCTTCTTTAAAGGTTCCATGCAAGATTTATCTGATGTAGCAAACGCGGTACATCTACCTGTGCTATGTAAGGACTTTATTATCCATCCAATTCAAATTGATCAAGCCAGAGCAGCTGGCGCTTCCATTATTCTATTAATTGTAGCTGCTTTATCAAAGCAGCAGCTACAGAATTTATATGATGATGCGATTGAAAATAATTTGGAAGTTATTTGTGAGGTGCATAATCAGCATGAACTTGAGGCAGCACTTGAATTAAATCCGGAAATCATCGGGATCAATAACCGTAATTTAAAAACGTTTACGGTTACGATGCAAACAACTGAAAAGCTCGCAAAACATGTGAAAAATAAAGATATTTTAATCATTAGCGAGAGCGGAATTCGCTCTATGGAGGATGCAATAATAGCGAGCAACGCTGGGGCAGAGGCTTTACTTGTCGGAGAAACGCTCATGTGTTCAAAAAACATTTCCGAAACATTCCAGCAATTACAAGTAAACAAACAAAAGAGGAGGCCACTGCATGTTCGTTAA
- the trpD gene encoding anthranilate phosphoribosyltransferase, whose amino-acid sequence MKVYLKKLIQGKNLTADEMKNAALSCFNKTVTESQIAALLTALQAKGETANEVSGFAEMIRSQSSFQIKLEKSVLDNCGTGGDMSGSFNISTTSAFVIAGSGVAVAKIGNRSVSSKTGSADVLERLGISLFFTKEQIEEALAENNIAFLFAPHVHHALKPFVKVRKDLGLPTIFNIIGPLTNPVELDSQIIGVYQKEKLEVVAQALKNMGRQRAIVVTGAGGMDEASLVGENHFILLENEKLTPFTIHPEEVGLPVYPLEAIKGGNAKENASITRTVLEGEPGAYMDTVLLNAGIGLYAHGTATTIQSGIEMARESILSGKALTTLNGLISMSKKYTSEVV is encoded by the coding sequence ATGAAAGTTTATTTGAAGAAGTTAATCCAAGGGAAAAATTTAACTGCTGATGAAATGAAAAATGCTGCCCTTTCCTGCTTTAATAAAACCGTTACGGAATCACAAATTGCTGCACTATTAACTGCTTTACAAGCAAAAGGGGAAACTGCTAATGAAGTCAGCGGATTTGCCGAAATGATCCGTTCTCAATCATCCTTTCAAATCAAACTAGAAAAATCCGTTCTTGATAACTGTGGAACTGGAGGCGATATGTCAGGAAGTTTTAATATTAGTACTACATCCGCTTTTGTTATCGCTGGTTCCGGAGTAGCAGTTGCGAAAATTGGAAATCGCAGTGTTTCAAGTAAAACAGGTAGTGCCGATGTTTTAGAACGCTTAGGGATTTCTTTGTTTTTTACCAAAGAACAAATCGAAGAAGCGTTAGCTGAAAATAATATTGCTTTTCTATTTGCACCACATGTACACCATGCCTTAAAACCATTTGTCAAGGTGCGAAAAGATCTTGGCTTACCAACTATCTTTAATATTATCGGTCCCTTAACAAATCCTGTGGAGTTAGACTCGCAAATTATTGGAGTGTATCAAAAAGAAAAACTGGAAGTCGTCGCACAAGCCTTAAAAAATATGGGAAGACAACGGGCAATTGTTGTTACCGGAGCCGGCGGAATGGATGAAGCATCACTTGTAGGGGAAAATCATTTTATTTTACTGGAGAATGAAAAATTAACTCCATTTACAATCCACCCCGAAGAAGTAGGCTTACCTGTTTATCCGCTGGAAGCCATTAAGGGGGGAAATGCCAAAGAAAATGCCTCGATTACTCGAACCGTACTCGAAGGAGAACCTGGCGCTTATATGGATACGGTTCTGTTAAACGCGGGGATAGGTCTTTATGCTCACGGTACTGCTACAACGATTCAATCAGGAATTGAAATGGCAAGAGAAAGTATTCTATCAGGAAAGGCATTAACAACGCTAAACGGTTTAATCTCAATGAGCAAAAAGTATACAAGTGAGGTTGTTTAA
- a CDS encoding anthranilate synthase component II, whose amino-acid sequence MILLIDNFDSFTFNIYQYVAETGYDVHVVRNNRISVNEVNELCPEAIIISPGPGLPQQSGACLDIVKTFYTTFPILGICLGHQIIGAALGGKLRQAKQIMHGKTSLVTHKGLGIFQYLSQPLEVMRYHSYTIEPASCPPQLEIMATSMDDHEIMAIQHQIYPVYGVQFHPESVGTTVGKKITRNFVDDVTTRKMVPTNWSES is encoded by the coding sequence ATGATTTTATTAATTGATAATTTCGATTCTTTTACCTTTAACATTTATCAATATGTTGCTGAAACTGGCTACGATGTACATGTAGTCCGCAATAATCGCATTTCTGTTAACGAAGTCAACGAGCTCTGTCCAGAAGCAATTATTATTTCTCCAGGACCAGGGCTGCCACAGCAATCCGGCGCTTGCCTTGATATCGTTAAAACCTTTTATACAACGTTTCCCATCCTTGGTATTTGTTTGGGCCATCAAATTATTGGTGCAGCACTAGGTGGAAAATTACGACAGGCAAAGCAAATCATGCATGGTAAAACATCGCTCGTAACTCACAAAGGGCTTGGGATTTTTCAATATTTATCACAACCGCTTGAAGTCATGCGTTATCACTCCTACACTATCGAACCAGCCTCTTGCCCGCCACAGTTGGAGATTATGGCAACATCTATGGATGATCATGAAATAATGGCTATTCAACACCAAATTTATCCGGTGTATGGTGTGCAATTTCATCCAGAATCGGTAGGTACAACCGTTGGAAAGAAAATTACCCGTAATTTTGTGGATGATGTAACTACTAGGAAAATGGTCCCTACCAACTGGAGTGAAAGCTAG
- the trpE gene encoding anthranilate synthase component I produces the protein MKHLLKEAPYRLLKLNADTLTPIEIYMRLTGKKKFLLESTFEHETKGKYSFIGCDPYEEVIGIGEQTKVFNYRTNKTTAIKQHALSYLEQELPQIKLSLPVPFYGGAVGYMSYDAIRSIEYIGDRLPNDLAMPDIHFMLVQNLIVFDHATETVYLIAIRLPDNQDSDLDKQLSDLKQQLLKQRPLKESTAMNLRFQPEIEKDRFIEKVKLAKKYIEQGEIFQVVLSQRMKAQLNTDPFSFYRQLRKVNPSPYMFYIDFFDYCLLGTSPESLIQTNGKSVITNPIAGTRPRGKTRDEDEERMKELLNDPKEIAEHRMLVDLSRNDLGRVCEIGSITIPTYMAIEKYEHVMHIVSEVQGRLRNDRTPFDALRSCLPAGTVSGAPKIRAMQIINDLEDFERGVYGGGIGFINYNHDISIALAIRSLVIKGDHAYLQTGAGVVFDSDPEKEYEETLFKAKSLTEVRTNDFIN, from the coding sequence GTGAAACACCTATTAAAAGAAGCTCCATATCGACTATTAAAGTTAAACGCTGATACGTTAACACCAATTGAAATTTATATGCGTTTAACCGGAAAGAAGAAATTTTTATTGGAAAGCACGTTCGAACATGAAACGAAAGGAAAGTATTCCTTTATTGGCTGTGACCCTTATGAGGAGGTAATCGGCATTGGAGAACAGACAAAAGTATTTAATTATCGAACAAATAAAACGACCGCCATTAAGCAGCATGCACTGTCTTATCTGGAGCAAGAGCTGCCACAAATCAAACTAAGTCTACCGGTTCCTTTTTACGGTGGTGCGGTCGGCTATATGAGCTATGACGCTATTCGTTCTATTGAATACATCGGGGACAGATTACCGAATGATTTAGCTATGCCCGACATTCACTTTATGTTAGTCCAAAATCTCATTGTTTTTGATCATGCTACTGAGACGGTCTATCTTATAGCAATTCGTTTGCCTGATAATCAAGACAGCGATTTGGATAAGCAATTAAGCGATCTCAAACAGCAATTATTAAAGCAACGTCCCTTGAAAGAATCAACAGCAATGAATTTACGCTTTCAACCGGAAATAGAAAAAGATAGATTCATCGAAAAAGTAAAGCTGGCGAAAAAATATATTGAACAAGGAGAAATATTTCAAGTCGTTCTTTCACAGCGGATGAAAGCACAATTAAATACCGATCCATTCTCGTTTTATCGCCAATTGCGAAAAGTAAATCCATCCCCTTATATGTTTTATATCGATTTTTTCGATTATTGCTTACTTGGTACTTCACCAGAAAGCTTAATTCAGACAAACGGAAAGTCGGTTATAACGAATCCCATTGCCGGTACTAGACCACGCGGTAAAACAAGAGATGAAGATGAAGAGAGGATGAAGGAGCTGTTAAATGATCCAAAGGAAATTGCTGAACATCGAATGTTAGTTGACTTAAGCAGAAATGATCTTGGGCGAGTTTGCGAAATTGGCAGTATCACTATCCCCACATACATGGCAATCGAAAAATACGAACATGTTATGCACATTGTATCTGAAGTGCAAGGCAGGTTAAGAAATGACAGAACCCCATTTGACGCACTCCGTTCATGTCTTCCAGCAGGAACGGTTTCCGGGGCACCCAAAATAAGAGCGATGCAAATTATTAATGATTTGGAAGACTTTGAACGGGGGGTATATGGAGGAGGGATAGGTTTTATAAATTATAATCATGACATTAGTATCGCCCTTGCGATTCGATCACTCGTCATTAAAGGAGACCATGCATATTTACAAACAGGGGCTGGAGTTGTCTTTGATTCCGATCCGGAAAAGGAATATGAAGAAACATTATTCAAAGCAAAGTCACTTACGGAGGTGCGAACCAATGATTTTATTAATTGA
- a CDS encoding methyl-accepting chemotaxis protein, with protein MNILEALAIATPYIHRAFKEEAIVTVVEKENKTLVSYMPGKRVHTGNVVGDVYNAADENITGALQGKETNVYIPKDVYGVPLRAFAFPIYENHQVAGALAFGLPVDNQEKLEEYMGTINSITNNLQDKVHTIASHSEELAATSDEINEQTAHALEDSDRTNMITELIRDISRQTNLLGLNASIEAARAAQHGAGFNIVAQEVRKLSMETSKATEEIEGSLHSVKNNLESLKESMLQIKGASNEQANLVQEFSEIIEQLNTLGGEMETFMKAVLR; from the coding sequence ATGAACATCTTAGAAGCTCTAGCCATAGCGACCCCTTATATTCACAGAGCATTTAAAGAAGAGGCGATCGTTACGGTTGTAGAAAAAGAAAACAAAACATTAGTCAGTTATATGCCTGGTAAACGTGTTCATACGGGAAATGTTGTAGGGGATGTTTATAATGCGGCTGACGAGAACATCACAGGCGCTTTACAAGGAAAAGAAACAAATGTTTATATACCAAAAGATGTGTACGGTGTCCCGCTCCGTGCTTTTGCTTTTCCCATTTATGAGAATCACCAAGTCGCTGGTGCACTAGCTTTTGGGTTGCCGGTTGATAATCAAGAGAAGCTTGAAGAATACATGGGAACTATCAATTCGATTACGAATAACTTGCAAGATAAAGTGCATACAATTGCATCTCATTCAGAAGAGTTGGCAGCTACTAGTGATGAGATCAATGAACAAACAGCTCATGCTTTAGAAGACTCTGATCGAACGAATATGATTACTGAGTTGATCAGAGACATTTCACGTCAAACAAACTTACTCGGTCTTAATGCTTCCATTGAAGCAGCGCGTGCAGCACAGCATGGTGCTGGTTTTAACATCGTTGCTCAGGAAGTACGCAAATTATCTATGGAAACGTCAAAGGCAACAGAAGAAATTGAAGGGTCTCTCCATAGTGTCAAAAATAACTTGGAAAGCTTAAAAGAAAGCATGCTACAGATTAAAGGTGCTTCCAATGAACAAGCAAATCTTGTGCAGGAGTTTAGTGAAATCATTGAACAATTGAACACCTTAGGGGGAGAAATGGAAACATTCATGAAAGCTGTATTACGTTAG
- a CDS encoding Mov34/MPN/PAD-1 family protein — MNHEQIIIPLSIHNQMVEHGNSALPYEACGVLAGNQGNVQSIWHLENEWKSDRRFYVSKHEVERTMKRIKQVNQNVLAIYHSHPYTAPIPSTLDIANHPADNVKMVIISFKGGSPLVKWYRIRDANYEKCLFWIDPSR, encoded by the coding sequence ATGAACCATGAGCAGATAATTATCCCACTATCTATACACAATCAAATGGTTGAGCATGGAAATTCAGCATTACCCTACGAAGCGTGTGGTGTATTAGCAGGAAATCAGGGGAATGTACAATCTATTTGGCACTTAGAGAACGAGTGGAAGTCTGATAGACGTTTTTATGTAAGTAAGCATGAAGTTGAGCGTACGATGAAGAGAATTAAACAAGTAAACCAGAATGTTCTTGCTATCTATCATTCTCACCCTTATACAGCACCAATACCTTCCACATTAGACATTGCTAATCACCCTGCTGACAACGTGAAAATGGTCATCATATCCTTTAAAGGGGGATCTCCCTTAGTTAAATGGTACCGAATACGTGATGCAAACTATGAAAAATGCCTTTTTTGGATAGATCCCTCACGATAG
- the ddlA gene encoding D-alanine--D-alanine ligase yields MKKKKVGIIFGGKSAEHEVSLQSAKNIVDAIDRDKYDVVLIGIDKEGKWHLNNPSTYLLHADNPKLIELNKSNETIAIVPGEQEKQFIHASNAGHLDELDVVFPIVHGTLGEDGSLQGMLRIANVPFVGPNVLSSSICMDKDIAKRLLQAAGIKVAKGIVYRKKEKQKINYEQAAEELGTPMFIKPANQGSSVGISKVTTEEEFYQGIEAAFHYDHKIVVEECIIGREIECSVLGNENPKASLLGEILPKTEFYSYESKYIDEKGAELAIPADVSEEVTKRVQDIAVKAFETLECEGLARVDFFLTEDEEIYLNEVNTLPGFTKISMYPKLWDVSGLSYQELISTLIELAIERHERNNQLKSSLWD; encoded by the coding sequence ATGAAAAAGAAAAAAGTCGGGATCATATTTGGGGGGAAATCTGCAGAACATGAAGTATCCCTTCAGTCTGCTAAGAATATTGTCGATGCAATTGATCGTGATAAATATGATGTTGTTTTAATCGGAATTGATAAAGAAGGAAAATGGCATTTGAATAATCCGTCTACTTATCTGCTTCATGCAGATAACCCAAAGCTCATTGAATTAAACAAGTCAAACGAAACGATTGCAATCGTTCCCGGTGAACAGGAAAAACAATTCATTCATGCTTCTAATGCCGGGCATTTAGATGAACTGGATGTAGTGTTTCCCATTGTTCATGGGACATTAGGAGAGGATGGCAGCCTGCAGGGAATGCTGCGTATTGCAAATGTTCCTTTTGTAGGACCAAATGTATTATCCTCATCTATCTGTATGGATAAGGATATTGCAAAACGTTTATTGCAAGCTGCAGGGATTAAAGTAGCAAAAGGAATCGTTTATCGAAAGAAGGAAAAGCAAAAAATTAATTACGAACAGGCGGCGGAAGAATTAGGAACACCGATGTTTATTAAGCCTGCCAATCAAGGTTCTTCTGTAGGAATAAGTAAAGTAACTACAGAGGAAGAATTCTACCAAGGTATCGAGGCAGCTTTCCATTACGATCATAAAATAGTCGTCGAAGAGTGTATTATCGGGAGAGAAATTGAATGCTCCGTACTCGGAAATGAGAATCCAAAAGCATCTTTGTTAGGCGAAATTTTGCCAAAAACAGAGTTTTACTCCTACGAATCAAAATATATTGATGAAAAGGGAGCAGAGCTTGCTATCCCTGCGGATGTTTCTGAAGAAGTAACCAAGCGTGTACAGGATATTGCTGTCAAAGCATTTGAAACCTTAGAATGCGAAGGTCTGGCAAGAGTGGACTTCTTTTTAACCGAGGATGAAGAAATATACTTAAATGAAGTGAATACATTACCGGGATTTACGAAGATAAGTATGTATCCAAAACTTTGGGACGTAAGTGGACTTTCTTATCAAGAATTAATTAGTACCTTAATTGAATTAGCGATTGAGCGTCATGAGCGAAATAATCAACTAAAAAGCTCACTCTGGGACTAA
- a CDS encoding nitroreductase family protein: protein MENKKNNSQLAKIIRERRAIKKGYTDKEVTKETVLSLLEDAIWAPTHGMRQPWRFIFVGADKLPQFAKKVAATYPKERQQNREDYLNEPNAILVVIMEEPEEQKQWEENYGAVACMIQNFWLLAWEKQLGVVWKTNPHIYDPKVKEILNVKPKEKIISFLHLGYFDDIPPVKERIGVKEKFTTFEG from the coding sequence ATGGAGAATAAAAAGAATAACTCACAACTAGCTAAAATCATTCGTGAACGCCGTGCTATAAAAAAAGGATACACAGATAAAGAGGTAACAAAAGAAACCGTATTATCTTTACTGGAGGATGCTATTTGGGCTCCGACACACGGCATGCGTCAGCCATGGCGATTTATCTTTGTCGGAGCTGACAAATTACCGCAATTCGCAAAAAAAGTAGCAGCTACGTATCCGAAAGAAAGACAACAAAATCGAGAAGACTATTTAAACGAGCCTAATGCTATTTTAGTAGTTATTATGGAAGAACCCGAAGAACAGAAACAATGGGAAGAAAATTATGGTGCTGTCGCTTGTATGATTCAAAATTTTTGGTTATTAGCATGGGAAAAACAGCTCGGGGTTGTCTGGAAAACAAATCCTCATATTTATGATCCAAAAGTAAAAGAAATATTAAATGTCAAACCGAAAGAGAAAATTATCAGCTTTCTTCACTTAGGCTATTTTGATGACATACCACCTGTTAAGGAACGAATTGGTGTTAAAGAAAAATTTACAACTTTTGAAGGATAA
- a CDS encoding PTS transporter subunit IIC: protein MRFLERKGVRLSGRTYFITALSYMALGLFSSLIIGLIIKTFGEQVIALFSPSLANALVEMGSFAMDTKIMGGAIGVAIAYGLKAPPLVLFSALFAGAFGAELGGPAGSYVTAVFATEFGKLVYQETRVDIIVTPLVTIIVGFMTGKFIGPAINSMMQGFGQLINWSTEQQPFMMGILVAILMGVALTAPISSAAIAIMLSLDGLAAGAATVGCSAQMIGFAIASFRDNGLGGFIAQAIGTSMLQVANIIRNPVILLPPTIAGAIIAPFATVWLNLTNNASGAGMGTSGFVGQIMTIESMGFSLPVLWSILVLHILAPAIISLILAEWFRRVGWIKAGDMKITYA, encoded by the coding sequence TTGCGTTTTTTGGAGCGAAAAGGGGTTCGTTTATCTGGGAGAACCTATTTTATTACTGCACTCAGTTATATGGCTTTAGGTTTATTCTCTTCATTAATTATTGGACTAATCATCAAAACATTTGGGGAACAAGTTATTGCTCTATTTTCTCCATCGTTAGCAAATGCCCTTGTAGAAATGGGCAGTTTTGCAATGGATACAAAAATCATGGGAGGAGCAATTGGTGTTGCAATCGCTTATGGATTAAAAGCTCCGCCGCTAGTCTTATTTTCGGCATTATTTGCAGGAGCATTTGGAGCCGAACTAGGTGGACCGGCAGGAAGCTATGTGACAGCAGTGTTTGCGACAGAATTTGGTAAATTAGTATATCAGGAAACGCGAGTTGATATTATTGTTACCCCATTAGTAACGATTATAGTTGGATTTATGACGGGTAAATTTATAGGTCCAGCGATTAATTCGATGATGCAGGGATTTGGACAATTAATCAATTGGTCTACGGAGCAGCAGCCCTTCATGATGGGGATTTTAGTTGCAATACTAATGGGTGTAGCATTGACTGCGCCGATTTCATCCGCTGCAATTGCTATTATGCTGTCCTTAGATGGGTTAGCTGCAGGTGCAGCAACAGTAGGCTGTTCTGCCCAAATGATTGGATTTGCCATTGCAAGTTTTCGAGATAATGGACTTGGTGGATTTATTGCCCAGGCAATAGGTACATCGATGCTGCAAGTTGCTAACATTATTAGAAATCCAGTTATTTTATTACCGCCAACTATAGCAGGAGCAATTATTGCACCATTCGCTACCGTATGGTTGAATTTAACGAATAATGCGTCTGGAGCTGGAATGGGAACAAGCGGGTTTGTTGGACAGATTATGACAATAGAGTCAATGGGATTTTCTCTACCTGTGCTATGGAGTATACTTGTTTTACATATCCTAGCACCAGCAATTATAAGTCTGATTCTTGCCGAATGGTTTCGAAGGGTAGGATGGATTAAAGCTGGTGATATGAAAATTACGTATGCTTAA